Below is a window of Tolypothrix bouteillei VB521301 DNA.
TGTTGGTAGTGTCACTCCTATAGATAACTTAACAGGATTGGCAGAATGTTTTGGTCGAAGTCGAGATTTACAAGAACATTGTAATTTAATTATCCTTTCTGACAAATTGCATTCAGAGCAAGCAACAAACTCAGACGAAGCAGGAGAGATCGAACGGCTTCATAACATTATTAATGAATACAATCTCCACGGACGCATTCGTTGGATAGGCATGCACATTCCCCTGATGGAAATTGGCGAAGCTTACCGCTTTATTGCCGATTGTGGAGGTCTTTGCGTTCATTTTGCCCGGTTTGAAGCTTTTGGGAGAATTATTCTTGAAGCGATGAGTTGTGGTTTACCCATTTTTGCAACACAATTTGGTGGTTCTTTAGAAATTATTGAAGATGGTGAAAATGAGTTTCATGTCAATCCCACAGATTTAGAGGGAACAGCCAAGATAATATCTAACTTTATTAACCAATGCGATCTCCACCCAGACTACTGGTATAAAATATCAGAATGGGTTATCCAGCGTATCCGTAATAAATACAACTGGGAATTACACACCAAGCAGTTATTACTGCTTGCTAAACTCTACAGTTTTTGGAACTTTGTCAATCGTGAAAATAGCGAAGCCAGGGGACGCTATCTCGAAACCCTATTCCATTTACTCTTTAAACCCAGAGCCGAAAAGATTTTAGAGCAGCACATGCATCGGTAGGGATTGGGGATCAGGAGATAAGGGGGATAAGGGAGATAAGGGGGATGAGGGGGATGAGGGAGAAGTACCAGTAACTTGTCCCCTAACCCCTAGCAACTAATAACTCGCAACTAACCACTAAGCAATAGATAGGAAATATAATGCCGATGGATACACAAAATTATTCTCAGCAATTTATTTATAAAGACTGGATACTAGTCGAAAACCAGTTTAATCTCAGTAAAGTTCAGCATAGAGAAACCGTTTTTACAATTGGTAACGGTTATTTGGGAACGCGGGGAACTTTTGAAGAAGGTTGTACTCACTCTCAGCCAGCGACTTTTATTCACGGGGTTTTCGATAACGTTCCTATCGTTTATACCGAACTGGCAAACTGTCCCGATTGGACACCTTTAATTGTAATTGTTGATGGCGATCGCTTCCGTTTGGAAAAAGGTGAAATTTTAAGCTACGAACGACAGCTCGATCTTCGTCGCGGTGTTCTCAGTCGCAAGGTAAGGTGGCGAAGTCCGAGAGGGAAAACAGTAGACCTTTATTTTGAGCGTTTTGCCAGTCTGGCTGACGAACACGTGCTGGTCTTGCGATGTCAGGTAACGCCTGTAGATTTTGAAGGTGTTGTTGAAGTTCAAACAAGTATCAATGGTTATCCTGAAAACCAGGGTTTCAATCACTGGGAATTACTAGATCAAGGAAAAACCGATAAAGGATCTTGGCTGCAACTCCGCACTCGCACGACTGGTATAGAACTCGGGGTCGCATCTAGCATTACAGTATCGGGAACGGATGCTCCGGTGCAAGTGAGCAATCCACCCGGTTATCCCACTTTTACCACCACATTCCAAGCTGGGGTGGGTACAACTGTGACTGTGGATAAATTCGTCACGCTTTTTACATCTCGGGATGTAGAAAAACCCTTAGAATCAGCTTGCGATAAACTGGCTCAGTTACCTGCCTATTTAGAACTGTTAAATGCTCACGAACAATCATGGCAAGAAGCTTGGGAGAAAAGTGACATTGTTATAGAAGGTGATACCAAAGCTCAATTGGCTGTTCGTTACAATCTCTTCCAATTACTGATTTGTGCCGCACAGCACGATGATAAGGTCAGTATAGCTGCCAAAACTCTTTCGGGTTTTGGCTATCGGGGTCATGTCTTTTGGGATACAGAAATTTTTATTCTTCCCTTTTTCATATACACTCAGCCCGCACTGGCTCGGAATTTGCTATCCTATCGTTACCACACCTTAAATGGCGCACGACGCAAGGCGCTTCACTACGGGTACAAAGGGGCAATGTATTCCTGGGAAAGCGCTGATACGGGTGATGAAGTGACACCTCGTTGGTTACCTCCTAATGATTTTTACGGTGAAGATATCAGGATTTGGTGTCGCGATCGCGAAATCCATATCAGTGCCGATGTTGTTTATGCCGTATGGTATTACTGGCAAGCCACAAACGACCACGAATGGATGCGGGACTGTGGCGCTGAAATTATTTTAGATACGGCGGTCTTTTGGGGCAGTCGGGTAGAATATAACACCAAGTACGAACGGTATGAAATTCGGGAAGTGATTGGAGCGGATGAGTATC
It encodes the following:
- the pgmB gene encoding beta-phosphoglucomutase — translated: MDTQNYSQQFIYKDWILVENQFNLSKVQHRETVFTIGNGYLGTRGTFEEGCTHSQPATFIHGVFDNVPIVYTELANCPDWTPLIVIVDGDRFRLEKGEILSYERQLDLRRGVLSRKVRWRSPRGKTVDLYFERFASLADEHVLVLRCQVTPVDFEGVVEVQTSINGYPENQGFNHWELLDQGKTDKGSWLQLRTRTTGIELGVASSITVSGTDAPVQVSNPPGYPTFTTTFQAGVGTTVTVDKFVTLFTSRDVEKPLESACDKLAQLPAYLELLNAHEQSWQEAWEKSDIVIEGDTKAQLAVRYNLFQLLICAAQHDDKVSIAAKTLSGFGYRGHVFWDTEIFILPFFIYTQPALARNLLSYRYHTLNGARRKALHYGYKGAMYSWESADTGDEVTPRWLPPNDFYGEDIRIWCRDREIHISADVVYAVWYYWQATNDHEWMRDCGAEIILDTAVFWGSRVEYNTKYERYEIREVIGADEYHEHSDNNAFTNRMVQWHLEKALFIHEWLRNTYPEQANELTQRLQLTAGRFSRWRDIITNIWIPYDPSTNLIEQYEGFFKLEDINLADYEPRTKSMQSILTIEGANKRQVLKQPDVLMLLYLMRQSQEFPYTPEILQKNWDYYAPRTDITYGSSLGPAIHAILASDIGNKKEAYERFMQAALVDIEDVRGNAHEGIHGASAGGVWQAVILGFGGVQLAGDAPTSTPHLPYGWKRLKFKLMWHGKWHEFDLRSDEKDIMRDIRGFIFDLDGVLTDTAEYHYLGWQKLADEEGLPFNREANEELRGVSRRDSLLKIIANRRQYSEAQLEEMMDRKNRYYVDLIHNMTKADLLPGAVALLDELRSAGIKIALGSASKNAQTVIEKLGISDRIDVIADGYSVKQPKPAPDLFLFAAGELGLEPQQCVVVEDAAAGIEAALAAGMLAVGLGPAERVGEAHVVLPSLAGVRWSELRDKLSAVD